The stretch of DNA TTCCCTTAAAGTTTCGTCTACAAAAGGTGAGGGTGATTCTTCAAGAACTTTTTGGTGTCTTCTTTGAAGGGAACACTCCCTTTCACCAAAAATCGTAACATTTCCGTATTTATCGGCTATTAGCTGTATTTCTATGTGTCTTGGATTCAGAATTAATTTTTCTACGTAAACCTCTCCATTTCCGAAAGCTGCTTCAGCTTCTGTCATTGCGGTTCTTATTGTTTCTTCGGCTCCCTCTTCTGTCTCAACAACGCGCATTCCTCTGCCTCCGCCTCCGTGAGCAGCTTTTACAAGAACGGGAAATCCTATTTTTCTGGCAAATTCGAGAACTTTTGCCGGGTCTTTCATCGCTTCGCTGCCGGGAACTACGGGGATTCCTGCTTTTTGAGCTATCGCTCTTGCCTGTGCTTTGTCTCCCATAGCAACCATTGTTTCGGAAGAAGGTCCTATAAACTCTACACCACAGGCTCTGCAAACTTCTGCAAATCCGGGATTTTCGGATAGAAATCCGTATCCGGGATGTATTGCGTCAGCACCTGAAACTTCTGCTGCTGATATTATTGCAGGAATGTTAAGGTAACTTGCGGCAGGGCGTTCACTTCCTATGCAGATGGCTTCATCTGCCAGAAACACAGGAAGTGAATCTTTGTCTGCGGTTGAATAAACAGCTACCGTTTTTATGCCAAGCTCTTTGCAGGTTCTTATTATTCTAACGGCTATTTCGCCTCTATTTGCTATCAGAATTTTTTTAAACATAGACTACTCCGGTTCACACTTTCTCTATGTAAAATAGTGGCTGATCAAATTCTACAGGTTGTCCGTTTTCAACGAGTATTTTTACGACTCTTCCTGAAACATCTGATTCTATTTCATTCATCACTTTAAGGGCTTCTATTATGCAGAGTGTCTGTCCTTTCTCTACGAAGTCTCCTTCTTTAACGAAAGGTTCGGCTCCCGGCGATGGTGCCCTGTAAAATGTTCCGACAATAGGTGAGCGAACAATATGTATGTTTTCCGGTATTTCTGTTGGTTCTGCAGATGGTTTTGTTATTTCCGAAGTTGCTTCTGGAGCGGTAGTTGTTTCAATAACTCTTTCAACCGTTAACGGTTGAGAAGCTTTCTGGCGGCAGTAACGTGCTTTTACCTTGAGACCTTCAAGCTCTATTTCAACTTCTTCTATGCTACTGTTTTCAAGGGATTTTAACAGGTTTTCGATTTTTTCTATCACAATGGCCTCCGAATTACTTGTTAACTCTTTCGAGATACTTTCCTGTTTCTGTTTCTACTTTTATGTATTCGCCTACGTTTATGAATGTGGGAACTTGAACAACAGCTCCCGTTTCAAGAGTTGCCGGTTTAAGAACGTTGTTTACTGTGTCGCCTTTGAATCCCGGTTCAGTTTCTACAACTTGAAGAACCACAGTTTTAGGAAGTTTAACAGATAGTGGTTCACCTTTATAGAACTGAACCTGAACGGTGTCATTTTCTTTTAAAAAGTTTGCCTTTTCACCTAAATTCTCTGCCGGAACAGGAATCTGTTCGTAAGTTCTTGTATCCATAAAATAGTAGAACGTTCCGTCGTTATACAGATATTCCATCTCTCTCTCTTCAAAATCTGCTACTTCAAGTTTTTCGCCAACCTTGTAGGTTTTTTCAACGACATTTCCAGTTCTTAAATTTTTAAGTTTTATTCTTGCAAAAGCTTGTCCTTTTCCTGGTTTAACATGCTGGTAGTCAACTATTTCGTATGGATCGCCGTTTATTTCTAACTTCATACCTTTTGATATCTGGTTTACATCTATAGATGCCACTTTAAACCTCCTGTTTGAATCTGAAAGTTTGCGGTATTATACACCATTCAAAATTATAACAATTTGTTAATCTGGTAGTCCTGTCGTTCCTATTGTTGCAAGCTCAACCTCTTTTGCTCCTATGGGCACAACTTTTCTGATTCTTTCGAACATAAAGTGATTTTCCAGAATTTCCGCAGCTCTTTCGCTTTTTGTAAATCTGTAATGTTTATTGAGGAGGACTTTTAGAAAGTCGACATCTTTTCTTGAAAGTTCTTTTACGGTTACGTAATTACTGTTTATCTTTTTCTCTATTTCGTCGTCAAAAACGTAAGCCACACCGCCTGTCATTCCTGCTCCAAAGTTCATTCCTACCTTTCCGAGGACGGCAACGACACCTCTTACCATGTATTCGCAGGCGTGTTGTCCTGCTCCTTCAACGACAGCAATGGCACCGCTGTTTCTAACGGCAAATCGTTCGCCTACCCTACCAGCTGCAAAGAGTGCACCTCCCGTGGCTCCGTAAAGCAGAGTATTACCTGCTATAACGTTTTCTGACGGATTTCCTTTAAAGTTTTCCGGAAATGTTATAACTATGAGTCCACCGCCCAGTCCTTTTCCTACGTAATCGTTAGCTACGCCTTTGAGAAAAAGATTTATTCCTTTTGAAAGGAAAGCTCCGAAGCTCTGTCCAGCAGTTCCCTCAAAGTATAGTTTAATAATATTTTTTGGAATCTCCTTTCCGAATTTTCTTATAAGAAGGTTTGAAAGGGGAATACCGATACCGCGGTCTGTGTTCTTGATGATGTATCTTCCGATAAAAGGTTCTCCGTGTTCTATGTAAGGTTCTGCATCTTGAACGATTCTGTCGTTTAGAGGTGATTCAACAGCATTGTAAGGGTAGGACTGCCTTTCAAACGGAATTGAGGGTTTAAGAATGTAACTTAAGTCAAGTTCTGAGGCTTTTGTGAACTTTTTAATTTTTTCCACGTCAGGTTTTAAAAGTCCGCTTTTTCCTGTTATCTCTTTCAGGCTTCTATATCCCATCTTTGCCAGGAATCTTCTCACATCTTCTGCGATGAATCGGAAATAGTTTATTACAGCTTCAACCTTCCCTTTGAATCTTTTCCTCAAAGCTTCATCTTGTGTTGCTATTCCTACTGGACATCTGTTCGTATGACACTCTCTGTCCATTACGCAACCTTCTGCTATCATAGCTGCCGTCCCTATGCCGAATTCTTCGGCACCGAGTAATGCTGCTATTATGACATCCCTTCCCGTTTTTATTCCTCCGTCAACTCTAAGGATTACGTTTTCTCTCAGTCCATTTTCACTGAGGGCTCTATGTGTTTCGGGAAGGCCTATTTCCCATGGGAGTCCAGCTCCTTTTATTGAGGTTATAGGAGATGCTCCAGTTCCGCCGTCACATCCTGATATCTGGATAACATCGGCTTTTGCTTTTGCCACGCCGGCAGCGACAGTTCCAACTCCAGATTCTGCAACAAGTTTGACGGCTATTTTTGCTTCAGGGTTTGCAAGTTTCAGGTCGTATATTAGCTGTGCAAGGTCTTCTATAGAGTAGATGTCGTGGTGGGGCGGTGGAGATATAAGAGTAACGCCGGGAACAGAAAATCTAAGTGATGCTATGTAAGGAGTAACTTTTTTTCCTGGTAGGTGTCCGCCTTCTCCCGGTTTTGCCCCCTGTGCTATTTTAATTTCAATTTCTTCGGCAGATGAAAGATAAGCCGGGGTGACTCCAAACCTTCCTGATGCCACCTGTTTTATCTTGCTGTTTTTAATGGTTCCGTATCTTTTGGGGTCTTCACCACCTTCACCGCTACAGCTTTTTGAACCTATCCTGTTCATCGCTTCGGCTATTACTTCGTGTGCTTCTTTTGAAAGTGCTCCCACGGACATGCCGGGAACCATGAGCTGTTTCATAATCTCTTCTGCTGATTCCAATTCCTCTAACGGAATCGGTGTTCTGTCTGATTCTATTTTCAGAAGATCCCTTATATAGACGGGGTTTTCTTTATAGTAGTCATAAATTTTCAGATATTCGTCAAAGTTCCCTGTTTTTGAAGATTTCAGTATGGCTCTTACAACCTGGACTGAAAATCCGTGTTTTTCTTTGCCCGGACGGTAATAAAGTTCACCGCTTTCCGGAATTTCATCAAGTTTTTCGGCAATTTCGAGTCTTTTGTTTATCTCTTTTTCTATGTCTTTTAATGTCATTCCGCCTATCGGGGAAAATGTATTCGGGAAGAATTCTTCAACAATTTCTTTTGAGAGGCCTATAATGTCGAAGTTTTGTCCAAGATGGTAGGATGATATGAGGGATATGCCCATCTTTGACATTATCTTTAGAAGTCCCTTGGTTACTGCTGTTTTGTAGTTTTTAACAAGTGTTTCAAACGGTAGATTGAGTTCAATTTCTCGTGTTTTAAGATATTTGTAAACCAGATGGGGGTAAACTGCGCTTGCTCCAAAAGCTATAAGAGCGGCAATTTCGTGGGTATTTTTTACCTCTCCCGTTTCAACGACAATGGAAACTTTATGCATAAGTTCTTTTTTCTTCAGGTAGTTTACAAGTCCTGATACTGCAAGCAGCGAAGGAATTGGTTTTTGGGTGTCTTTATCGGAAAGAATTACTATGTCGGCACCTTTCTTGATTTCAAGTTCTATCGTTTCAAACAGTTTGTAGAGTCCTTCTTTAAGATCCGATTCAAATTCCATTTTGAACGTTGCGGTTTTCATGAATTCAAGGTTTTTCAGACTTTTAAATTCTGAAGGTGTGAGCAGTGGTGATTTAAGTTCTACTCTTCTGGGCAATTTCCCTTCTCTTTCAAGGAAGTTTACCTTGCCGCCCAGTCTCATTTTCAGGGACATAACAACTCTTTCTCTGATCGGGTCTATCGGTGGATTTGTTACCTGGGCAAACTTTTGCTTGAAGCAGGAAAAGAGTAAGCAGGGATTTGTTGACATGAAAGGTGGTGGTGTGTCGTCTCCCATTGAATATACAGGTTCTTTTGCCTCTTCTGCCATTTCGTCAATAATAAATTCAAGGTCTTCTTTTGAAAAACCAAACTTCATCAGTTCTTTTTTCAGTTTTTCTTCTTCCGGTTTCTCAAATGTGCAAGGTGTTGAAAAGTCGGAAAGTTTAAAAAGCTTTCTCCTTATCTCTTTTTTAAGGTTTCTCTGAAGGGCGATTTTTCTTAAAACTTCTTTGTTTGTTTCTACCGTTCCAAATTCTGTGTTTACAACGAGGATTTCTCCGGGGGAGAGTCTGTTATGAGAAACAATTTTGCTTTCCGGGATTTCTATCATTCCTTCTTCAGAGCCAAAGACAATCAGGTTATCATCTGTTATTATGTATCTTGCAGGTCTTAATCCGTTTCTATCAAGCTTTCCGCCTACCGTTTTTCCATCTGTAAATACTACTGCTGCAGGTCCGTCCCACGGTTTCATGAGAAGAAGATGATAGAGGAAAAATGCCCTTTCATCTTCGTCAAGGTCAAGCATTTCGTATGCAGGCGGTATTAGGACGCTTATGGCTTCTTCCGGTTGATATCCGGCAAGCACCATAAGTTCAAAAACTCTATCAAGGGATGCTGAATCGCTTTCATTAAAGTCTACGAGCGGAAGGATTTCTCTTATCTGTGTTCCGAAACGGGAACTTTTTATTATCGGTTCAACAATTTTTATAAAGTTTCTGTTTGCAGTTATTGTGTTGATTTCGCCGTTGTGAGCGAGCATTCTTAGGGGTTGTGCAAGTTTCCATTCGGGGTTTGTGTTTGTTGAGTATCGTTGATGGAATAGCGCAATTGCCGTTTTAAATTCTTCGTTTTTAAGGTCCGGGTAAAATTTTTCAAGGTCAGGTGCAAGGAGCATTCCTTTATAGACTATCAGATTGTTTGATAAAGATAGAATGTAGTTTTCTTTTGCAACCTCTTTTAGAGCCTTTTCTAATTTTCTGCGAAGTATGTAAAGTCCGATGTCTCCCAAGAATGGGATGATAATTTGGACGATGAGAGGCATAGCTTTTCTGGCTATTTCTCCACATTCTTCCACTTTTATCGGAACTTCCCGGAGTGCAAAATCTACCTTTTCTTCTTTAAGGAGAGTTTCAAGTTTTTTTATTGAACCGTCGGCTGTTTTTCTATCTAAAAATATTGTTCCAACGGCGATGTCATTGTCTTGAAAGTCTTTTCCAATTTTTTTAGCCTCTTTTTTAAAGAATTCTTCTGGAAGCTGGAATAGGACACCGGAGCCGTCTCCCGTTCTTCCGTCTGATAGAACAGCGCCTCTGTGGGTCAGATTGGAAACGGCTTTAAGTGCATTTTTAAGTATTTCATGGCTTTTTTCTCCGTTGATGTTTGCTATAAATCCGACACCGCAGGAATCTTTATGTTTCATTTTTCCTTCTCCTGAAAATGGATTATGTATTTTCCGTTGAATGATGTTGCTTCTTCAAGGCCTATAAACTTTGTTCCGTTTTCTTTGAATTTTTTGAAAGTGTCTGAGGGGAATAGGCAGTATTCAGGTTTTATGGTTTTTATAATCTCTTTAAATATGGGATTTTCGGGTTTTAGGTTGGAAACGAATATCTGAACTCTTTCAAGTTTCAGTTTCTGGAATGTGGCGAAAAGAGCGGCTATATCTTCGGCAAATATATAGCCTGTGTCTTTCTTCGGAAATTTTCCATTGTTTCTTTTTGCCCATTCCTGTCTTGTGAATTTCCACGTTTGTGGATGGTAGATACCGCTGAGCCCGCAGAAATAGATTCCTTTATATTTGAAAATCCTTGACATTATGTCAACACCGTCACTTTTTGAGAGGATTTCATAGTCTTTCTCTTTTCCGTGAATGTAAAACCATGTTCTCCTTAAAATTAAAGGTTTTTTTAAGTTTAACGGCCCTAAAGAGATGCTTATGTCTGCGCCGGAGACTTCTAGTAGTCCTTTTAACCTTTCTTCATTTCCGTTAAGGGCACCTGTTATGAGAAATTCCATTGCCTTCTCCTTTTAGAGGCTTTAGCTGAAAAGTTCTTCTACGAATTCTTCAGGGTTGAAAGGTCTTAAATCTTCTATCTTTTCACCTATGCCGATATACTTTATCGGTATTTTTAGTTCGCTTGCTATCGCGACTACTATTCCGCCTTTTGCTGTACCGTCAAGTTTTGTAAGCACGATACCTGTTACGTCTGTTATCTCTTTGAAAGCTTTTGCCTGAGATATTGCGTTCTGTCCCGTGTTTGCATCAAGAACAAGGAGAATTTCGGAAGGTTCACCGGGTATCTCTCTGCTTATAACCTTCTTTATCTTTTTGATTTCTTTCATTAACCTATCTTTGTTGTGAAGTCTGCCAGCCGTATCAACTATCAGGATATCTTCTCCTCTGGCTTTTAAGCTTTGGACAGCGTCAAACACTACGGAAGCAGGATCTGCCCCTTCGCTTCCTTTTACTATTCTTACGTCTGCCCTTTCAGCCCACACCTCAAGTTGTTCTATTGCAGCTGCTCTGAATGTGTCGGCTGCTGCAAGGAGAACGCTTTTGCCTTTGTCTTTAAGCTGCTTTGCCAGTTTTCCTATTGTTGTTGTTTTTCCGACCCCGTTAACGCCAAGAACCAGAATGACAGACGGACTGTTTTCTGTTCTCAATTCTCCGGCATAGTTTGACAGCAGATTTTTCAGCTTTTCTTTGAGGACTTCAAGAAGTTCATCTGAGGTTTTTAGTTTTCTCTTTTTAGTCTCTTTCCGAAGTTCATCTATAAGCTGAAGGCTTGTTTTTACTCCTATATCTGCAAGAATTAATCTCTCTTCCAATTCCTCAAACAGTTCTTCATCTATTTCTCTTCCTTTAAAAACGGAGAAATTCAGGGCTTCTCGTGTTTTCTTTAAGCCTTCTTTAAAGGTTTTAAAAAATCCTGCTTTTCTTTTGCCTGTCTTTTCTTCCAGCTCTTTTTTTAGCTTTTGTAGAGTTTTCTTTTCGCTGTCGGGAGTTATAGCCTCTATCTGTTTGACTATTTTAAGAGCTTCTTCGTTTAACCCCTCTTCTTTTAGTATTTCTGCGATATTATATCCGGCAAAAAATTTTACCTTTTTGTTTCCAGATTGAAATGCGGTTTCAAAAAAGTTACGAGCCCTTGAGAGTTTGTTGTTTTCTTTCTCTTTAAGTCCGGCAAACAGAGCTTTTATCTCCTTTTCGGAATCGGGAATATGTTTTAGTGTTTCTTCTATTAATTTTTTCTCTTTTGCAATTTTAACCGCTTCGGTAACAAGGTTTCCGTTGCTGTAAATAATTGCGTTTGAAAGTGCCTCTCCGTCGTTTTCTTTCTCGGCCAGTTTTAACCACTTTTCCGGCTGGTTTGGATTTTCTTTCAGTTCTTCTCTTAAGCCTTTTCTTTTAAAAAAACCGAGCATAGTTTACTCCTTTAGCTATTGAACGTCTGGTAATACTAAATTATACTATTACTTTGATTTGATTTTTCCACATTTTCGTTTATGAAAGGTGTTCTAATGGATTTAAGGCTTTATGCAATTACTGATGAACGTTTTATGGATGAAACCAATATAGCCGATAAAGTGGCAGCGGCAATAGAGGGTGGTGTTTCTGTTATTCAGTATAGAGCCAAAAGTAAAGATTCTGTTGTTATGTATCGTGAAGCTTTGATTGTTAGGGATGTTACCAAAAAATATAGGATTCCGTTTATCGTTAATGACAGACTGGATATTGCCCTTGCTGTGTCTGCCGATGGTGTTCATGTCGGACAGACCGATCTGCCGGTTTCTGTTATAAGGAGAATTGTAGGAAGAGATTTTATAGTGGGGCTTTCAACTCACAATTTGTTTCAGGTTGAAAATGCCAATAAAGAAGAAGTTAATTACATAGGTTTTGGTCCTGTTTTTCCGACAAATACGAAGAAGAATCCTGATCCGGTAGTTGGAGTGGACAGTTTATGTGAAGCTGTGAAAAAATCCGTTCATCCGGTTATTGCAATTGGAGGGATTAATTCGGATAATATTGGCAGTATTCTTATGTGTAAACCTGCAGGTGTCGCAGTTGTCAGAGCGGTTTTTGACGGAGACCCTTTCCTGAATGCCAGAAAATTGAGAGAGAAGATAGATGCTGAGATGGGCGGAAGTTTATCTTGATAGATTAAAGAGAAATTACGAGAATCTGAAGAGGTTTACCGGGCATAAAAGAATAATTGCAGTTGTTAAAGCAAACGCTTACGGGCACGGAAGTGTAAAAGTTGCTTCTTTCCTTGAAAGGAAAACTGATGTAGATGCCTTTGCTGTTGCTACAGTTTTCGAGGGTATAGAGCTCAGAGAAGGAGGGGTGGAAAAACCTATTATTGTGATGAGTAATCCTCTTTTTGAAAATGCCCGTAACTTTCTGGAATATAGATTAACACCTGTAATTTTTGATTTTGAGAGTTTAGGTATTGCTCTTGAAACGGGAATTCCATTTCATATAAAGTTAGATACAGGTATGGGCAGATTGGGTTTTTTGCCCGGAGATTTTCAGAGGTTAACAGAAATTTTTAAGTCTCCTCTTTTTAAAGGTATTATGAGTCATTTTCCTGTTTCTGATGAGGATAAGTGTTTTACTAAAGAGCAGTTTTCGTTTTTTTTAAGGTTTATTAAGGAAGTTCTAAAAGTTAATAGAAATGTTGCAGTTCATATAGATAATAGTGCGGCTGTTCCTTACCATTTTGATTCGTTACTGACACATTCAAGAATTGGTCTTGCTCTTTACGGAAGTAAGCCGAGTTCCAATTTTCCTGTAAAACTTGAGCAGGTCATGGAGATTAAGTCAAGATTGATACAGGTAAAAACTCTGCCGGAAGGATGGGGAATTTCTTACGGCAGGACTTATGTTACCTCTTCACGAGAGAAGGTGGGAGTTGTTGCTTTTGGGTATGCTGATGGTTTGATGAGAAGTCTTTCTGGTAATTGGTCTGTGAAAATTAACGGCCGGAAGTGTTCTGTTAGAGGAAGAATCTGTATGGATATGACGATTGTTTCACTTGAAGGGGTTAAGGCTTCTCCAGGTGATGAAGTTATCATTACCGATAGAGAGCTAACCTTTGATAAAATGGCAGAGAAAGCAGGCACGATTTCATACGAGATTATGTGTGATGTCAGTCCAAGGGTTAAGAGAATATTTATAGAGTAAAGTTTGAGAGGGAGGAAATGGAAAGGTATTACATGGCTTTTGACTTTGCCATTCCGAACGAAGAGAGAGATAAAGCGGATTGCATACTTTTTGAGGCTGGTTGCAAAGGGATAGAGGATTTAAAAGAGGAGAATGGAATATCGTATATTCGTGTCTATTTTGACAGTGAAACCGATTTTAATCCTCAGGTTTCACCTCTTAAGGATTATCTGCTTGGATCTTTCAGAATAGAAGAGCAGAACTGGAATGAAAACTGGAAAAAGCATTTTAAACCGACGCCTATTGGAAAAAAAATTGTTGTTGTTCCTTCATGGATGAAGGATGATTTTGATCCCGGTGACAGGATCCCTATATACATCTATCCGGGGCAGACTTTCGGCACAGGTACTCATGAAACTACAAAGTTGATGATGGAACTTATAGAAGAGTTTATGCTTCCCGGATTTTCGTTTCTTGATGTTGGTTGCGGAACCGGCATTCTCTCTATTCTTGCCAGAAAACTGGGTGCTAAAAAAGTTGTGGCTTGCGATATTCAGAAAGAGGTTGAGGATGAGCTTGAACTTAACATGACTATAAATAATGTTTCTGGTATAGAGTTTATTCCCGGAAGTGTTGATGCTGTTGAAGGGACTTTTGATATGGTTGCTGCGAACATAGAGAAACACCTCTTAGAGCCGTTAATACCTGATCTTGTCAAAAGGACGGGAAGATATTTACTTGTTTCAGGCATTTTGAAGCATCAAGAAGAGGATATGGTGAAGAAGCTTAAAAATGAAGGCCTTGTTATTAATGAGATTAGAAGGGAAGATGAATGGATAGCTATAGCGGCAATGAAATAATGGTTGACCTTCATGTCCATACCACCTGTTCCGATGGGACAGATAAACCTGAAGATGTCGTTAGGCTTGCTTATTTGAAAGGACTTTCCTTGATAAGTATCACTGATCATGATACGGTTGCAGGGCTAAATAGAGCTATGAGTGCCGGGAAATTATACGGTGTTGATGTTATTCCGGGAATTGAAGTAACAGCGGATACTTCCACTCTTCCGGAGTCAGCGGAGTTTCATATTTTGGGATATTTTGTTAATCCTTCTGCTCCATCAATGCTTGAACTTGTGGATTTTTTCTCAAAATCGCGGGAAGAAAGAAACAGAATCCTTATTGAACGTTTGGAAGAGGAAGGTTTTGATATAAATTACGATGAGCTTGAAAAACTTTTTGGTAAGAATTTTGGAAAACCAAATATCGTTACAGTTCTTGTTAAAAAGCATATAGTCTCTTCTCGCGAAAGTGCCTTTGCTCTTTTAAAAAGGTTCAAAGTCAAAAGAAGGAAGCTTGACCATAGAGAGATTTTCAAATTGATTAAAGAAGCAGGTGGAATTCCTGTGCTGGCGCATCCTTGCACTTTAAAACTAAAATGTTCGAAGCTTTACGATTTTGTTGTCGGTTTGAAAAAGGAAGGGCTGGAAGGTATTGAAGTTATTCACTCTGACCATACTCCTTCAATGATTGTAAATTTTAAGGAAATAGCAAAAGACCTTGGACTTTATACCACGGGCGGTAGCGATTATCACGGGTATAATAAACCTGACATAGACATTGGTATGCTTAAAATTAAAATGAAAGATCTCAATTTTGGTGTTTTAGCTGGAGTGTAATTATGGTTATAGGTATTCTCGGTTCTGGAAGCTGGGGGTCTGCTCTTTCAATTCATTTTGGCAATAATGGTTTTAATGTGATTCAGTGGTGTCGAGAAAAGGAAGTTGCCGATTCTATAAACAGAGAGAGAGAGAACAGAAAGTATCTTAGTGGTGTTCCTTATCCTGAATCTGTTAGAGCCGTATCAGATATAGAAGAATTTTTTGCAAAAGTGAAGGATATCGTTTTCTCTGTTATTCCTGCCCAGTTTACTGGGGATTTCTGGAAAGCTAATAGAGAGTATCTTGTAAAGAGAAAAGTTATATGTGCAAGTAAAGGAATAGAGATTTCGTCTTTAAAACTTTTATCGCAGGTTTACGCAGAAGTTGTTGGGGGCGATTATTTTGTCCTTTCTGGTCCTACGTTTGCAAGGGAGGTTGCTTTTGGAAAGCCCACCGCAGCAGTTCTCGCTGGAAAAAATATAGATAAGACTTTTGAAGTGGTTAATCTTTTAAATACAAAACTTTTTCGCCTTTACGCTTCCGATGATCTTATCGGCGTTGAAACAGGTGGAGCAATGAAAAATGTTATAGCTATTGCAGCCGGTATATCTGACGGTATGGAGCTTGGAAACAACGCAAGAGCGGCATTGATAACAAGAGGACTTCATGAGATAAAAAATCTGGGAGTCAGGCTTGGAGGTAAAGAGAAGACTTTTTATGGTCTTTCAGGAATGGGAGATTTAATTCTTACATGCACCGGTAATCTTTCAAGGAACAGACAGTTCGGCCTTACTATTGGAAGAGGCGAAGGAGAAGTTGATAAAAAATATGTTGTTGAAGGTGTTCACACAGTAAAGGCAGCCGTGGAGCTTTCGAAGAGGTTGAATGTCGAAATGCCTATAACCAGAGCTGTTTACGCTGTCTTGTATGAAGGGAAAAAACCTTCAGAGATAATGCTTGATTTATTATCAAGACCGGTGAAGGAAGAATGAAGAAAGTAGTAACGATAGGAACTGCCGGGCACATAGATCACGGAAAGACATCCCTTGTAAGAAAATTGACAGGCATTGATACGGACCGGTTAAAAGAAGAAAAAGAGAGAGGCATGACCATAGAACCTGGCTTTGCCCATTTCTTCCTTGATGACTACCTGATAAGCATCGTTGATGTTCCTGGACATGAGAAGTTTATCAAAAATATGGTAGCCGGTGCTCACGGAATAGATGGTGTTCTTTTTGTTATCGCGGCGGATGAAGGTGTTATGCCTCAGACGGAAGAACACCTTGCCGTTTGTGAGATGCTCGGGATAGAGAGAGGCATTGTTGTTCTTACGAAAATTGATACTGTTGATGAAGAGTGGCTTGAGCTTGTTGAAGAAGATGTAAAGGATTTTTTAAAAGGAACTTTTCTTGAAGATGCTCCGTTTGTTAAAGTTTCTTCCAAAACAGGAGAAGGATTTGACATTTTAAAAGAAGAGTTGAAAAGACTGGCAGAATCCATCAGGAAACAAAAGGAAGAGAGTTTTCCCCGTCTGCCTGTAGATAGAGTATTTACGGTGAAAGGTTTTGGCACTGTCGTTACGGGTACTCTTTCCGGTGGTAGACTTTCGAAAGGGGAGGTTGTTGAGATTTTGCCTTCTAAAGTTGAATCAAAGAT from Desulfurobacterium indicum encodes:
- the ftsY gene encoding signal recognition particle-docking protein FtsY, whose protein sequence is MLGFFKRKGLREELKENPNQPEKWLKLAEKENDGEALSNAIIYSNGNLVTEAVKIAKEKKLIEETLKHIPDSEKEIKALFAGLKEKENNKLSRARNFFETAFQSGNKKVKFFAGYNIAEILKEEGLNEEALKIVKQIEAITPDSEKKTLQKLKKELEEKTGKRKAGFFKTFKEGLKKTREALNFSVFKGREIDEELFEELEERLILADIGVKTSLQLIDELRKETKKRKLKTSDELLEVLKEKLKNLLSNYAGELRTENSPSVILVLGVNGVGKTTTIGKLAKQLKDKGKSVLLAAADTFRAAAIEQLEVWAERADVRIVKGSEGADPASVVFDAVQSLKARGEDILIVDTAGRLHNKDRLMKEIKKIKKVISREIPGEPSEILLVLDANTGQNAISQAKAFKEITDVTGIVLTKLDGTAKGGIVVAIASELKIPIKYIGIGEKIEDLRPFNPEEFVEELFS
- the thiE gene encoding thiamine phosphate synthase, which produces MDLRLYAITDERFMDETNIADKVAAAIEGGVSVIQYRAKSKDSVVMYREALIVRDVTKKYRIPFIVNDRLDIALAVSADGVHVGQTDLPVSVIRRIVGRDFIVGLSTHNLFQVENANKEEVNYIGFGPVFPTNTKKNPDPVVGVDSLCEAVKKSVHPVIAIGGINSDNIGSILMCKPAGVAVVRAVFDGDPFLNARKLREKIDAEMGGSLS
- the alr gene encoding alanine racemase, yielding MLRWAEVYLDRLKRNYENLKRFTGHKRIIAVVKANAYGHGSVKVASFLERKTDVDAFAVATVFEGIELREGGVEKPIIVMSNPLFENARNFLEYRLTPVIFDFESLGIALETGIPFHIKLDTGMGRLGFLPGDFQRLTEIFKSPLFKGIMSHFPVSDEDKCFTKEQFSFFLRFIKEVLKVNRNVAVHIDNSAAVPYHFDSLLTHSRIGLALYGSKPSSNFPVKLEQVMEIKSRLIQVKTLPEGWGISYGRTYVTSSREKVGVVAFGYADGLMRSLSGNWSVKINGRKCSVRGRICMDMTIVSLEGVKASPGDEVIITDRELTFDKMAEKAGTISYEIMCDVSPRVKRIFIE
- a CDS encoding 50S ribosomal protein L11 methyltransferase translates to MERYYMAFDFAIPNEERDKADCILFEAGCKGIEDLKEENGISYIRVYFDSETDFNPQVSPLKDYLLGSFRIEEQNWNENWKKHFKPTPIGKKIVVVPSWMKDDFDPGDRIPIYIYPGQTFGTGTHETTKLMMELIEEFMLPGFSFLDVGCGTGILSILARKLGAKKVVACDIQKEVEDELELNMTINNVSGIEFIPGSVDAVEGTFDMVAANIEKHLLEPLIPDLVKRTGRYLLVSGILKHQEEDMVKKLKNEGLVINEIRREDEWIAIAAMK
- a CDS encoding PHP domain-containing protein, with the translated sequence MDSYSGNEIMVDLHVHTTCSDGTDKPEDVVRLAYLKGLSLISITDHDTVAGLNRAMSAGKLYGVDVIPGIEVTADTSTLPESAEFHILGYFVNPSAPSMLELVDFFSKSREERNRILIERLEEEGFDINYDELEKLFGKNFGKPNIVTVLVKKHIVSSRESAFALLKRFKVKRRKLDHREIFKLIKEAGGIPVLAHPCTLKLKCSKLYDFVVGLKKEGLEGIEVIHSDHTPSMIVNFKEIAKDLGLYTTGGSDYHGYNKPDIDIGMLKIKMKDLNFGVLAGV
- a CDS encoding NAD(P)H-dependent glycerol-3-phosphate dehydrogenase, giving the protein MVIGILGSGSWGSALSIHFGNNGFNVIQWCREKEVADSINRERENRKYLSGVPYPESVRAVSDIEEFFAKVKDIVFSVIPAQFTGDFWKANREYLVKRKVICASKGIEISSLKLLSQVYAEVVGGDYFVLSGPTFAREVAFGKPTAAVLAGKNIDKTFEVVNLLNTKLFRLYASDDLIGVETGGAMKNVIAIAAGISDGMELGNNARAALITRGLHEIKNLGVRLGGKEKTFYGLSGMGDLILTCTGNLSRNRQFGLTIGRGEGEVDKKYVVEGVHTVKAAVELSKRLNVEMPITRAVYAVLYEGKKPSEIMLDLLSRPVKEE